From the genome of Vicia villosa cultivar HV-30 ecotype Madison, WI linkage group LG2, Vvil1.0, whole genome shotgun sequence, one region includes:
- the LOC131649679 gene encoding uncharacterized protein LOC131649679 → MTEFHNFSEATGLRANPTKCKVYFGGVPINIQPQILEITKFSAGNLPFKYLGVPMTSRKLVAFQYEPLIEKIVGRIRHWTARLLSYAGRLQLIKSVLFAITAYWMHVFPIPKKVLHRIEAICRTFLWSGTDNINRKSPIAWDTICYSKVAGGMNITSLVEWNVATISKLLWNIQAKEDKMWIKWMNAYYIKGHSVHNWQVKPSCSWMLKKIMQCRDKVCHTAYWTTAVHDQKYITARMYRELRGFQTDVNWKYILYHNGARPRARFMLWMALHGRIATKDRLVRFGINVGDNCCCWCKKNETLEHLFFKCDTTLRIWMDLLAWLGFYRQPAGWKREKDWLIRETKKKGWRNQMLKILIAETIYEIWRRRNEIIFSNSSNDNLVEWIKTNTVVRCTMKRNLGGHVNVNTLSIV, encoded by the coding sequence ATGACAGAATTTCATAACTTTTCTGAAGCAACAGGACTGAGAGCCAATCCCACCAAATGCAAAGTATACTTTGGAGGAGTGCCTATTAATATCCAGCCGCAAATACTCGAGATTACAAAGTTTTCTGCAGGAAACCTCCCTTTCAAGTATCTAGGGGTCCCGATGACTAGTCGTAAACTAGTTGCTTTCCAATATGAACCGCTCATAGAGAAAATTGTGGGAAGGATCCGTCATTGGACAGCGAGACTGCTTAGCTATGCTGGAAGACTGCAGTTAATAAAGAGTGTTTTGTTTGCAATCACAGCGTATTGGATGCATGTTTTCCCGATCCCAAAAAAAGTGCTCCATAGAATTGAAGCTATATGTCGCACCTTCCTTTGGTCTGGAACTGACAATATCAACAGGAAGTCACCTATTGCATGGGACACAATTTGTTACTCTAAAGTGGCTGGCGGAATGAACATCACATCCTTAGTAGAATGGAATGTAGCAACGATTAGTAAATTGCTGTGGAACATTCAAGCAAAAGAGGATAAGATGTGGATTAAATGGATGAACGCATACTACATTAAGGGACACTCGGTACATAATTGGCAGGTAAAACCGAGTTGTTCATGGATGCTTAAGAAGATTATGCAATGCCGGGATAAAGTCTGTCATACGGCGTATTGGACCACTGCAGTCCACGACCAGAAGTACATTACAGCCAGGATGTATCGTGAACTTCGTGGTTTTCAAACTGATGTTAACTGGAAATATATTTTGTACCATAATGGAGCTAGACCCCGTGCACGGTTTATGTTATGGATGGCCCTCCATGGAAGAATTGCAACCAAGGATAGATTGGTAAGGTTTGGTATCAATGTTGGTGATAACTGCTGTTGCTGGTGTAAGAAAAATGAGACACTtgaacatttattttttaaatgtgaCACCACCCTAAGAATATGGATGGATCTGCTAGCTTGGCTGGGATTCTATAGACAACCAGCTGGTTGGAAGCGTGAAAAAGATTGGCTCATCagagaaacaaaaaagaaaggatGGAGAAATCAGATGCTAAAGATCCTAATAGCTGAAACGATTTACGAGATTTGGCGAAGGAgaaatgaaattattttctctAATAGCTCCAATGATAACCTTGTGGAGTGGATCAAAACGAATACTGTGGTGCGTTGTACTATGAAACGGAATTTAGGGGGACATGTGAATGTCAATACTCTTAGCATAGTTTAA